From the Taeniopygia guttata chromosome 20, bTaeGut7.mat, whole genome shotgun sequence genome, one window contains:
- the LOC101233387 gene encoding thyrotropin-releasing hormone receptor-like encodes MENGSAANQSLGRMPRQPLELQVVTILLVLLICGVGIAGNAMVVLVVLRTKHMVTPTNCYLVSLAVADLIVLLAAGLPNISEVVASWVYGYAGCLCITYLQYLGINISAWSIAAFTVERYIAICHAIKAQLLCTVSRARRIIASLWLFTSLYCLMWFFLVDTTQVTFSDGAQVTCGYRVSRSLYMPIYFLDFAVFYVIPLGLATVLYGLIARILFVSPLPGTPQRSFLGSVHQGSSLKLSCRGSRGALGSRKQVTKMLAVVVALFAVLWLPYRTLVVVNSFVDPPYLNTWFLLFCRLCIYLNSAINPIIYNLMSQKFRAAFRKLYKCQEKSAEHPARSSTPVYYSAVKDCSHDSSDHNLTEQEDLSRLPAPAKKSKQIL; translated from the exons ATGGAGAACGGCTCTGCCGCCAACCAGAGCCTGGGCAGGATGCCCCggcagcccctggagctgcaggtggtCACcatcctgctggtgctgctcatCTGCGGCGTGGGCATCGCGGGCAACGCcatggtggtgctggtggtgctgcGCACCAAGCACATGGTGACCCCCACCAACTGCTACCTGGTGAGCCTGGCCGTGGCCGACCTCATCGTGCTGCTGGCGGCCGGGCTGCCCAACATCTCCGAAGTGGTGGCTTCTTGGGTGTACGGCTACGCCGGCTGCCTCTGCATCACCTACTTGCAGTACCTGGGCATCAACATCTCCGCCTGGTCCATCGCCGCCTTCACGGTGGAGCGGTACATCGCCATCTGCCACGCCATCAAGGCACAGCTCCTGTGCACCGTGTCCCGCGCCAGGCGCATCATCGCCTCGCTGTGGCTCTTCACCTCCCTCTATTGCCTCATGTGGTTCTTCCTGGTGGACACCACCCAGGTCACCTTCTCGGACGGGGCGCAGGTCACCTGTGGCTACCGAGTCTCCAGAAGCCTTTACATGCCCATTTACTTCTTGGATTTTGCTGTCTTCTATGTCATCCCGCTGGGGCTGGCAACTGTCCTCTACGGCCTCATTGCCCGCATCCTCTTCGTGAGCCCCCTGCCCGGCACCCCTCAGCGCTCCTTCCTGGGCTCCGTGCACCAGGGCAGCTCCCTCAAGCTCTCCTGCCGGGGCAGCAGGGGGGCCCTGGGCTCCCGCAAGCAG GTGACCAAGATGCTGGCTGTCGTGGTGGCCCTCTTCGCCGTGCTGTGGCTGCCTTACCGCACGCTGGTGGTGGTGAACTCCTTCGTGGACCCTCCGTACCTGAACACCTGGTTCCTCCTCTTCTGCCGCCTCTGCATCTACCTGAACAGCGCCATCAACCCCATCATCTACAACCTCATGTCACAGAAGTTCAGGGCTGCCTTTAGGAAGTTGTACAAGTGCCAGGAGAAGAGTGCTGAGCACCCTGCCCGGTCCAGCACCCCGGTGTACTACAGTGCAGTGAAGGATTGTTCCCACGACAGCTCTGACCACAACCTCACCGAGCAGGAGGATCTGAGCAGGCTCCCTGCACCTGCAAAGAAGAGTAAACAAATCCTGTGA
- the OCSTAMP gene encoding osteoclast stimulatory transmembrane protein, translating to MESFQASLGHLTATGVRARVYCGDFLFPKVYRTMADLWWIYSKPVPADGRELWTLFLQCSCITAVIGGLFYNWMFASLEYSWHLSIATAISFSLLLLLTLLLVHPARCVFSMIMPTLGTKQGRKLLFSTCIMIAVVNITPNIISNIKTILQVIQCICKNSSDSLLNSTALLEKVSWEFGDAVQEAIPSMYKPMNGHFRFSLLQNSSLIYQKMHLAGEKISREFLSAEVLVKDSVRVANRLAAGFFMLYLCFESTWYLKNYLTNLRFDNFYITKKLEHLATDKRAAHLLVGSSKKLIRPTGLKLSREEVVLCLVQAMLVTVALMLMLVVVAMDHFAFSVADTAVRKAAQFSAVPVTLSIKYKAEVGIMPFLFKIFWRPSEALLLSDFNKTYHHHLIFSSARCRISPPTPPNPSVLLVVGLLFCILYGTVFLETYARRLCRSIAASFFQSWEEKRALHLYRKLSRRHRKEQNSLKGDV from the exons ATGGAGAGTTTTCAGGCAAGTCTGGGGCACCTCACTGCCACTGG GGTGAGAGCTCGTGTTTACTGTGGAGACTTTCTGTTCCCAAAGGTGTACAGAACTATGGCAGACCTGTGGTGGATTTACTCCAAACCTGTCCCAGCAGATGGCAGGGAGCTATGGACCTTGTTTCTGCAGTGTTCCTGCATTACAGCAGTGATAGGCGGCCTCTTTTACAACTGGATGTTTGCTTCCCTGGAGTACTCCTGGCACCTCTCCATTGCCACGGCCATCTCCTTCAGCCTGCTCCTTCTCCTGACTCTCCTTTTGGTGCACCCTGCCCGTTGTGTCTTCAGCATGATCATGCCCACGTTGGGCACCAAGCAGGGCCGGAAGCTTCTCTTCTCGACCTGCATCATGATCGCAGTGGTGAACATAACACCCAACATCATAAGCAACATTAAAACCATACTGCAGGTGATTCAGTGCATCTGCAAGAATTCCTCTGACAGCCTTCTGAACTCAACTGCCTTGCTAGAGAAAGTTTCCTGGGAGTTTGGGGATGCAGTCCAAGAAGCCATTCCTTCCATGTATAAGCCTATGAATGGACATTTTCGCTTTTCATTGCTTCAGAACAGCTCTTTGATTTACCAAAAAATGCACCTTGCTGGTGAGAAAATTAGCAGAGAGTTCTTGTCTGCTGAGGTACTGGTCAAAGACTCTGTACGAGTAGCCAACAGATTGGCTGCTGGTTTCTTCATGCTCTATCTCTGTTTTGAGTCCACCTGgtatttgaaaaattatctcACCAACCTCCGCTTCGACAATTTTTACATCACCAAGAAGCTGGAACATTTAGCCACGGATAAAAGAGCAGCTCATCTCCTGGTGGGCTCATCCAAAAAACTCATCCGCCCTACAGGCTTGAAGCTGTCCAGGGAAGAAGTGGTGCTGTGCCTCGTGCAAGCCATGCTGGTCACGGTGGCCCTGATGCTGATGCtggtggtggtggccatggacCACTTTGCGTTCAGCGTGGCAGACACGGCGGTGAGAAAGGCAGCTCAGTTCTCTGCTGTGCCCGTCACCCTCAGCATCAAATACAAG GCTGAAGTAGGGATCATGCCCTTTCTATTCAAAATCTTCTGGCGTCCTTCTGAGGCATTACTGCTCAGTGACTTCAACAAGACCTACCACCATCACCTGATCTTCAGCTCTGCCCGCTGCAGGATCAGCCCCCCCACGCCTCCCAACCCCTCTGTGCTGCTCGTGGTGGGGCTGCTCTTCTGCATCCTCTATGGCACCGTGTTCCTGGAAACCTACGCACGGCGCCTGTGCCGCAGCATCGCCGCCTCCTTCTTCcagagctgggaggagaagAGAGCGCTCCACCTGTACAGGAAACTGTCCAGGAGGCACAGGAAGGAGCAAAACTCTCTGAAAGGGGATGTCTGA